The stretch of DNA CTTTGTGGCCTCGGACAACTGGCCCGGCGTGGCTCCGGGCGTGCACGGCCCCATCAACGCCCTGTCGCCCAAGTACGCCGCTGCGGTCGCCCAGGCAGCCCTGAACACCCAACCCAAGCCGCCGGTGCTGTGGGTGCGCGGTGACAGCGACACGATCGTCTCGGACAATTCGCTGTTCGACTTCGGCACCCTGGGGCAGCTCGGCGCGATCCCCGGCTGGCCGGGAGCCGAGCTGTACCCGCCCCAGCCCATGGTCACCCAGACCCGCAGCTTCCTCGAGGAATATGCCGCGCGCGGCGGCGAGTGGCGCGAGGTCGTGATGGAGGGCGTGGGTCACACCCCCTTTGTCGAACGTCCCCGCGAGTTCCAGGCCCTGCTGCACCAGCACCTCGAGACCACCCGCACCAAGGAGAACGCATGAACCGCACCCTGATCGCCCTGACCGCCCTGCTGCTCGCCCCCTCAGCCCTGGCCGTGAAGGTGGGGGCACTCATCCCGCTCTCGGGCGCGGGCTCGGTGTCCGGCCAGGCCGCCAAGAACGGCTACCAGCTCGCCCTCGATGAGATCAACGCATCGGGCGGCGTGCTGGGCAAGCCGCTCGAACTGATCATCGAAGACGACCAGTCCAACCCGGCCAAGGCCGTCCCGGCCTTCGTGAAGCTGCAGACCGTAGACCGCGTGGACTTCACGGTGGGCGGCGTCTCGAGTGCGACCAGCGTGGCCCTCTCCGGCCCGGCCAAGCAGTACAACGCCTTCATGGCCTGGATCGGCGGCGCTGCCGTTCCGGTCGAAGACGCCTTCGCCGACCACAAGTACTTCTTCCACTACCACCCCTGGTCGTACTACAACTTCGAGGCGATCCTCGACCTCTTCAAGTACCTCAAGGCCAAGGGGGCCAAGAACATCGCCCTGGCCTACGAGGACGGCCCCTTCGGCTCGGCCGGGGTGGCGGACACGGTCGCGGCCTTCAAGAAGGCGGGCTTCAACGTGGTGTTGCAGGAGAAGTTCAAGACCGGCTCGGGCAACTTCGCGCCGCTGATCAACAAGGCCAAGGGCTACGACGTGGACCTGTTCTACTGGGTCGGCTACGACGTGGACGCGCTGCCCCTCGCCTCGGCCATCAAGGAGGCGAACTTCAAGCCCGGCCTGATCTACGGCACCCCGCCCAGCTGGCCGGTCGGCTTCGAGAACAACCGGCTCTCTAGCGGCATCGCCGGACTCAGCCTGTGGCTGCCCGAGTCGCCCACCAAGGCCTCGAGGGACTTCGTGGCCAAGTACAAGAAGAAGTTCGGCAAGGTCACCGACGAGTACTTCGCGCCGCTGGCCTACACCAACTTGATCACCCTGGCCGCCGCCATCAACGCGGCAGGCTCCACCGACAAGGACAAGGTCGCGGCCGCGCTGGCCAAAACCAAGGCCTCCACGCCCTTTGGCACCCTGACGTTCACCTCCTCGAACAAGATCAAGTACCAGGGTTTCAAGGCGGGCCAGTGGCTGCACTTCCAGTTCATGGACGGCAAGCGTATCCCGGTGTTCCCCATCGACTACGCCCGCAAACCGGTCCAGTACCCGCAGAAATAAAAGCGGCCTCGAGGGAGGCGGGTGCGGCACGCACCCCCTCCCTGACGTTTCCACGGAGTGCATATGGAGCTGTTTTTTGAAACCCTGCTGGCCGGGCTGCTGCAAAGCGGCGTATACGCCCTGGTTGCCTCGGGACTGGCGCTGTCGGTCGGGGTGGTCGGCATCGTGAACTTCGCGCACGGCGAGTTCTTGATGGTCGGCGCCTTCATCTCGTGGGGCCTGTTTACCTGGCTGGGCGCCGACCCTCTGCTGAGCCTGCTGGTCGCGGCGGTGGCGATGTTCGCCGCCGGAGCGCTCACCTACCGCCTGACCCTGGCCCCGGTGCTCAAGGCCCCCGAACTCAACCAGATGCTGCTCACTTTTGGCATCTCGATCCTGCTGCAAAACCTGGCCCTGCTGATCTTCGGCGGCAACACCCGGCTGGTGAGCACCGCCTACCAGGGCGAGGCCGTGCAACTGCTGGGGCTGTCGGTCGGCGTGACCAAGCTGATGGCCTTCGTGCTGGCCGCCACCTTGCTCGGCGGGCTGTACACCATG from Deinobacterium chartae encodes:
- a CDS encoding amino acid ABC transporter substrate-binding protein gives rise to the protein MNRTLIALTALLLAPSALAVKVGALIPLSGAGSVSGQAAKNGYQLALDEINASGGVLGKPLELIIEDDQSNPAKAVPAFVKLQTVDRVDFTVGGVSSATSVALSGPAKQYNAFMAWIGGAAVPVEDAFADHKYFFHYHPWSYYNFEAILDLFKYLKAKGAKNIALAYEDGPFGSAGVADTVAAFKKAGFNVVLQEKFKTGSGNFAPLINKAKGYDVDLFYWVGYDVDALPLASAIKEANFKPGLIYGTPPSWPVGFENNRLSSGIAGLSLWLPESPTKASRDFVAKYKKKFGKVTDEYFAPLAYTNLITLAAAINAAGSTDKDKVAAALAKTKASTPFGTLTFTSSNKIKYQGFKAGQWLHFQFMDGKRIPVFPIDYARKPVQYPQK
- a CDS encoding branched-chain amino acid ABC transporter permease: MELFFETLLAGLLQSGVYALVASGLALSVGVVGIVNFAHGEFLMVGAFISWGLFTWLGADPLLSLLVAAVAMFAAGALTYRLTLAPVLKAPELNQMLLTFGISILLQNLALLIFGGNTRLVSTAYQGEAVQLLGLSVGVTKLMAFVLAATLLGGLYTMLYRTRLGRAMRAVAQNRTGAHLIGLEVDRVYLIAFGVASALAGVAGVLVSVLLFASPAVGLVYTLKAFAIIVMAGLGNLRGVLWASLALALSEAFVQTYLPGGGGWSEAVFFLLIFVTLIGRAWRPVGARA